In Chaetodon trifascialis isolate fChaTrf1 chromosome 6, fChaTrf1.hap1, whole genome shotgun sequence, one DNA window encodes the following:
- the dynll1 gene encoding dynein light chain 1, cytoplasmic — protein sequence MSERKAVIKNADMSEDMQQDAVECATQALDKYNIEKDIAAFIKKEFDKKYNPTWHCIVGRNFGSYVTHETKHFIYFYLGQVAILLFKSG from the exons ATGTCTGAAAGGAAGGCAGTGATCAAAAACGCCGACATGTCGGAGGACATGCAGCAGGACGCCGTGGAGTGTGCCACACAGGCCCTGGACAAGTACAACATCGAGAAAGACATCGCTGCATTCATCAAAAAG GAGTTTGACAAGAAATATAACCCAACCTGGCACTGCATCGTTGGGAGAAACTTTGGCAGTTACGTGACTCATGAGACCAAGCATTTCATTTACTTCTACTTGGGTCAGGTGGCCATTCTGCTGTTCAAGTCGGGCTGA